In Tursiops truncatus isolate mTurTru1 chromosome 10, mTurTru1.mat.Y, whole genome shotgun sequence, the sequence CATATCAAGCTGTATGGGTGGGTCCCATACAGGACCCACCCAGGAAAGGGTGGGTCCTAGCCCCAACACCAGGTCCCCTTTCTCAGAGAACTCCATTGTTCCCAGTTCTTTTTGGAATCTTCACAGATATTCCAAACCCAGGCAGGCATCGGGGAGCACCAGTTATGATCTTCCACAGCAGGGGGGGTCGGGGAGGAGAAGGCTCATGGCCCACCACTCACCTGCTGAAACCTGGACTCTGCATGCACACGTGGCCATATGTCCCTTGTGGCCACAGGACGTCAGCGCTGGCAGGGCATCCCTGCCCCCTGCGGTTACATGTGGGCTCCTGCAGCCGAGGTGTCCCCGCCAGGAAAGACCTGTGACCATGGAGACTCTACTCAGCCTCCAGTGAGGGGTGAAGGAACTGGGCCGAGAGAGGTTGACCCAGGGCTGCACCCACCCTTAAAGAATCAGGCAGAGGCTCCTGTTGTGCTCTCTGTCCACTACCCCAAGTGACACTGTCAGTCACCAGGCCCTGGGGGAGCTGAGGGTCTTGCCCTTAGGACGAGCCAGTCTGTGTGAGGAGACTGGACAGGCAGAGCCCccgacagagagagagagagagaaccagcaCGCTGTGTCAGTaggcgtgtgtctgtgtgtctgcatgtgtgggGGGATGCAGTGCCTCCATTCTAAGATCCTTGTGAAAGTGGGCAGCcggggttgggggcggggagtTTCCCTTCCCACTCTGTTCCCAGGGCCATGTGGCCAAGCTGGGTGTGGGCTGGATCCTTTTACTTCCCCAAATGTAATAATACTCctgggtgagggctgggggcggggctcaCAGGTGGGGCCCTGCCCACTCTGGGCAAACAGGTGTCTGGCTAGGCGCTGGGACTCCCTGGCCCTTCAGGGACCAACCATGGGGGCGGGTTCTGAGTCTGGCTTGGCCCAGGCCCGCCCTCACTGACTCCCCCACCCTCACTACTGCAGCTGGACCTGCAACCCCAGGCCAAGGTGTTGATGTCTGTGCAGTATTTCCTGGAAGACATAGGTAAGCCCCTCCCTACCTGGGCTGGGGACGGAGGTTCAGAGACCAGAGCCAGAACGGAGGTTTAGGGAAGCAGCCTCCATTGGCGCTCTGTCCAGGACTGCCCTGGGAGGGACTGAAGGGGTGTGGCCCCTCCCGTGGGCTGGGGCTGTCTTCACTCCTACCCGGTCCCCAGATTGCAAGCAGTCAATGCGGGGTGAAGACGGGGCCAAGTTCCCAACGATGAACCGCCGTGGAGCCATCAAACAGGCCAAAATTCACTACATCAAGAACCACGAGTTTATCGCCACCTTCTTTGGACAGCCCACTTTCTGCTCTGTGTGCAGAGACTTTGTTTGGTGAGACTGGCTGTGTccgctggggtggggtgggtgagggagggcCCCCATCCCCGGTACTTCCTCTCACTCACCCTGCCTGGGCACTTGCCTTTCAGGGGTCTCAACAAGCAAGGCTACAAGTGCAGGCGTAAGTGTCTCCACCGCCCAGTCtgtatgcacatgtgtgtgcacgcatgtgccTGCATGCCTTCACAGAGAAGCCTGTGTCCCTGTGTTGGGACGGTGTGTCTGGATGAAGCCTGTGCTTGAGTGTGTGCACGTGAGGCTTTCCATGTGGTAGTGTGTGTGTGGACGGCGGCTGCGTCAGTGAGTGCTGGAGCCGGCGTGTCTCTTCCCAGCGCTTCCCGTTCAGTGACATCACGTTGGCGGCCTGAAATAGGCCCCAGTGGAGTATGTACACAGAATCTGCCAGTGCTGCACATCGGGGCTCTTTCCCCGCAGAGAGGCTGTTAGACCTTTGCCAGCACATCCCTGGCTGCATGTGTGCTTCTGTTGAGAGCTGTGTGCATCTGGTACACACGTATGAGCACACCCTTCTCTACGGCCGTCGGTGCATGCATGAGGCAGTGTGGACCGGTGGTGGtgagcataggctctggagccaggctgcctgggtctgaatcccagctctaccacttcctagctgtaGGACCTTAGACAAAGTTACTTAACCtatctgtgcctcaatttcctcatctgtaaaatagggacaatagagtcattgtgaagatcaaatgggataaaatatgtaaagctgTATTTTAAGTGTGGCTGGTGCCCGGTAAGCATTCTATGTAAGAAGGTTTGTCATTATACATGCTGTGTACGTGTACCTGAGTGCCTTTGTGTTGGGGTGCAtctgtcagtgtgtgtgtgtgtgtgtgtgtgtgtgtgtgtgtgtgtgtgtgtgtgtgtgtgtgtgtgtgtgtgtgtgtgtgtgtgtgggggggggcggtgagagAGCTTAAGAGCTGTTTGCTGTCCTGAGCCACAAAGAGGGCTCCCCTGCCTCTAGTTCTCTCACTGCCatgcccccctccctgcccaccggGACTCCTTGAGCCTTTCCTAACCTCCGATACCCGCCCAGATCGACCTGTCCTCCCTGCCCCATCCTTCCCAGACTCCTCCCACAGGGACTGACCGGAGGAGAGAAAAATCAACCTGTAGGCCGAGGGCTCCATGTGGTGAGGGTGTGGGTGGTCGGGGAGCACGGGGACTTTGTGTGGAAGGCAGGACTGGGCCGGGGGGCGCCAGCTCACAGACTCTGCCCCTCCGGGGCCTTCCCGTCCCCCTCCTGGGCCTGGGCCGCCTCAAGAATGCAACGCTGCCATCCACAAGAAATGCATCGACAAGATCATTGGCCGGTGTACGGGCACTGCAGCCAACAGCCGGGACACCATAGTGAGgcggggcccagggcagggcggGAGGGATTCgagctctccccaccccttccctgtgGAGTCACCCTTCCTCCccgttttccttcttccttccttcccctggcTTGGCCCCTGGGATCCCTGGATTTCCCAGTCCCCACGGAGCCCTCTTGGGGATCTTGCCACGCATGGGGTTGGGTCAGGGAGAGTTAGGGGGTGAGGAAGGGACTGGTGCTGGCATGTGACCCTTGACCTGTGACACCCCACACCCCTAGTTCCAGAAAGAACGTTTCAACATTGACATGCCACACCGGTTCAAGGTTTATAACTACATGAGCCCCACCTTCTGCGACCACTGCGGCAGCCTGCTCTGGGGGCTGGTGAAGCAGGGATTAAAGTGTGAAGGTGCGTGCCAGCTAGGGCGGGGGCTGCGGCGGAAGTGGGAGGGGGGCCCACCCGGACCCCAGAAGCTGAGACCAGCTGAGGCTGCCTTTGCCCCCTCGCTTGGGGACTCTCACGTGGGTGAggcctcctggcccctccccactggctcgactgactctgccatttactgCTGTGTGACCATCAGAAGGTGGCCCCACTGCTGAGAGCTCCACGTCCTCAAGTATAAAACAGGTGTCGAGTCGGCCCCAGAGAGTCACCGAGGGGAAAACAGGCGGAAGGTGCTCCCCGGCCAGGGCCCCTCTCACACCAGCTCAGCTCGTGCTCCTTGCAGGCCCTCCCCCACCTCAGGCTTCACTGAAACGAGAGACGTCTGGAGGAAAAGTGACTTGTCTAGCTTGTCCcagacatttgttttttctttttcttctttaaataatgAAAGATTTGAGGTGCTCCTGATGGCTTCAGATACATCTTTTTCTAAATGCAGGAAACTCAGCAAACCCTGCCAAAagccctcctctctcctgctctctcctccgtccctccctgcccttggcTGGGCCTGGGACAAGGGGACAGTTCTTTTGGAGCCTGCTGGCTGCCTGCCTGGGCGGGGGCCCTGATGGCTCTGCTTCTCTCCCACCCCAGATTGTGGCATGAACGTGCACCATAAGTGCCAGACGAAGGTGGCCAACCTCTGTGGCATCAACCAGAAGCTCTTGGCCGAGGCCTTGAACCAAGTCACCCAGGTGGGCAGGCACTGTGGGAACCCTGGACAGAGGGTGGCAGGGTTGGGGACGAGTCAGGGCTCATGCCCACTCCTGGGGAACTGCAGTGAGGGGCGTTTATACATAAGACCCTACTTCTGGAAGATCCAGTTCAAGGATTGGACATTAGAGGGTGGTGGGCTTGTTCTCCTAAGAAATTAGTTATTCAAGCAGTGCTTTTCCTGAGGGTGAACCTGGATGACTGCAAGGTTGGAACACTTGGAACTAAAGCCTTTATGtgtatatggttttttttttaaaagaaaagagtttagggcttccctggtggcgcagtggttgagagtctgcctgccgatgcaggggacatgggttcgtgccccggtccgggaagatcccacataccgcagagcagctaggcccgtgagctatggccactgagcctgcgcgtccggagcctgtgctccgcaacgggagaggccacaacagtgagaggtccgcgtactgccaaaaaaaaaaaaaaaaaggagtttaccTAAAATCTCTTTTTgctcctttacttttttttttttaattaattatttttggctgtgttgggtctttgttgctgcatgcgggctttctctagttgtggcgagcaggggctactcttccttgtggagcacgggctctaggtgcgcgggcttcagtaattgtggctcgcgggctctagagcacagtagttgtggcacatgggtttagatgctccgtgtcatgtgacatcttcctggaccagggttcaaacccatgtgccctggattggaaagtggattcttaaccactgcgccaccagggcagtccagtgtgtacatgttttttttgtgtgtgtgtttgggtatGGGTGGAGCTTGAAGGAGGCCACAGAACTTTAAGATTCTAGAATCTATCacaagtgagggaaaaaaaaaaacaagtgaaggCAACACAAATAAAAATCTATTGAGTAAGTGGCTGGGAAGTTAGGGTTCAATTTCCAGAACTCTTGTTTGTAGTCAGTGCCTTCCAGACCACCGAGGCGTCTCTGTGCCggaagtgtgtgtgcgtgtgtgtgcgcacttATTCACACACGTGTGCGTGCACATGCACCGCCTGGGGTCCTGGGCTCTGCCCCTGCTGTCCCCCATTGCTACTGAGGGTGGAGTCATGGATGGTTGGGGTCCTCCCTCTGGGTTGGGAGTTCTGACCATGATATGACCTCTGGCCCCCCAACCCCTACCCCCTCCAGAGACCTGCCCGGAGGTCGGACTCCGAGACTGCAGAGACTGTTGGGATCTACCAGAATTTTGAGAAGAAGCCAGGAGTCTCTGGAGATGATGTCCCATGTGAAGGtgtgtccattccttccaggaaAGCCCCTACCCCCCCACGCCAGCATGGGACCCAGCCTCTCCACACAGTTGAGTGCAACTGGAGAGGAGGCACCTCTGTGGGGAGGGACCCAGCCAGGGAGGACCACCCTCTGGACGTGAGACATGAGTCTGAAGCAGCTGTCTCTTGGGCAGGAACTGGGACCTACGGCAAGATCTGGGAGAGCAGCACCAAGTGCAGCATTGACAACTTCACCTTCATCAAGATCCTGGGCAAAGGCAGCTTCGGGAAGGTGAGGGCCCCATGGCCCTGGGGCAGGCAGCCCGAGGGACCTGGGCTTGGTAGCCAAGGGGCAcctgcttcccaccctccctgggTGCTTCCGGGTTGGGTTGGGCCGTGCGCCCTGACCTTTGGTCCGAACCTCCCCTGCTCAGCACCCCTGCCCATCTGTCAGGTGCTGCTCGCAGAGCTGAAGGGCAAAAAGGAATTCTTCGCCATCAAGGCCCTCAAGAAGGACGTGGTTCTGATCGATGATGACGTGGAGTGCACGATGGTGGAGAAGCGGGTGCTGGCGCTCTCCGGGGAGAATCCCTTTCTCACCCATCTCTTCTGCACCTTCCAGACCAAGGTGCCGGCCCGCCCACTATCAGTGCCCCTGGCCCACATCCCCCCTCAGTCGCTCAGGTCAAGGCCATGTCTCCCACTGAGATTCTCCAGGGTAGGGCCCAGTCTTCTTCCTCAGACCACTTAAGGCAAGGCTGAGTCTCCCTTCCTCAGACTCCTCAGGGCAGGGCTGTTCTTCCCCCCTCACATCCACCAGGGCAGATGTCCTCTGCTTCCTGTTGGGGCTTGTCCCTAGTGGTCCTCAGTGAGGGAGCTGCCTGCCGCTTTCTGTGCCTCTGctcaccaccctccccccacaggACCACCTGTTCTTTGTGATGGAGTTCCTCAATGGGGGTGACCTGATGTATCACATCCAGGACAAAGGCCGCTTCGAGCTCTACCGTGCCACGTACGCGAGGCCCTGTTGGGGGAAGAGCCCTCTGCCCATCTGCCTTccattccttcttccctccccctggTGAAGCCAGcctgggctggagctggggtTGGAGAGACTTGGGGTGGCCAGGGCCGTCCCCTGCCCCGTGTGGGAAGCTAGGGGTGAGGGGTGAGCTGTGGCTGGGAACACAACCTAGACATGCCAggtcctgtcccctccctgggcctcagcggGTGGGTGATCCTGCACAATGCAGGACCCAGGTGGGTGGCCCCTAAACTAGCATGCACCCCCAGActgggtgtgtgtgcacacaggcGTATCTATATAAATGCATACACTCTTAGGACAGAGAACTGTCTCATTTGGAGCTTTTTACTtcacaattttcttttctgccttggCTACCAGCCCCTACTTGCCTGATACAAGATGTGCTTGATCAGGACCAGGTTGTCCGTGGAGTTATTTTCAGCATTTCCTgtccctgggggtggggatgaagaCCCAGGGAGAAGCAGGGGCTGCTCACAGAAATCTCaggacactgtgtgtgtgtgtgtgtctcatacAGGTTTTATGCGGCTGAGATAGTCTGTGGACTACAGTTTCTACACCAGAAAGGGATCATTTACAGGTGCGGGGATCGGAAGGTGGGGGGTGTTTAGGAGGGGAGGCCCCGACCCCATCATATCCTCTGAAATGCTCTGAGTGGATCCCGGTCCAGCTGTGGCCCCATCTCCTCTTGGAGTTGGTCTTTAGTTGGATATTTGCTTAAACCACCTACTCCATTGCTACAATTCCTTGTGGCCCCTTAGCTGAGGCTGGCACAACTCCAGGGACTGGGAACTCCCTGCCCATACTCGACACCTTTGGTGGGAGCGCAGCACTGACTGGTATGGTGTCTCCCTCCCTTGGAGCCATCGGTCTCCCTCTGCAGCTGCATCTGAGCACTCTGAGCTTCCACCAGTGGGGTCTGCTTTCATAAATTCTCACCCAATAAATGACAGTTCCATCCTGCCATGAATTAATATGTACTCATCCGAAAGGCTGAGGCCGTGCTGTGTGTACTATTGTGGGATGATCCCAAGGTATGTTGTCAAGTGGAAAACCAATCCATGGGACAGTGCATATTGGATGTTAGGGACCAGGCTTTAAAAGGTGGCATGAGATGCACATTGTAATGTGCTGTCCGTGCCTGGACTCAGTCTAGGGAGGGCCTGGCAAGCGAGGTTAGTGGAAGATGGGCCTTGTGCTGTTCTGCTTTTCTGGTGCTTGTTACCGTGTGCCTAAGTTATCTACTCAACTACCTACATAAAATAGATGGgctccctgcccttgtggagtcTGACAAACCTGAGTCCAGGGCGCTTCCACAGCTGAGTAGCTGGGTGACCCTAGGCAAGTGATACCACCTCGTTGAGCCTCATTTTGGGCTTCGGGAAGTAGGATGGTGTGTGTCCAGCACACAGCACACAGTAGGCGGCTTGCAGGAAGCACCTGTGTTTAGcacctctttcccctcctcttcctcattcccTCGTACCCTGGAGAGAGTCCTAGGCTTTCCGGGCTGACAATGGGGACATGGGAGGGGACTACGGGGAGGAGGGGAATTGGACCCTAACGACTCCTTTTCCTGTCCCCTCCCCGCAGGGACCTTAAGCTGGACAACGTGATGCTGGACCGGGATGGCCACATCAAGATTGCTGACTTCGGCATGTGCAAGGAGAACATGTTTGGGGACAAACAGGCCAGCACCTTCTGCGGCACCCCTGACTACATCGC encodes:
- the PRKCD gene encoding protein kinase C delta type isoform X3, translating into MAPFLRISFNSYELGSLQAADEASQPFCAVRMKEALSTERGKTLVQKKPTMYPEWKSSFDAHIYEGRVIQIVLMRAAEEPVSEVTVGVSVLAERCKKNNGKAEFWLDLQPQAKVLMSVQYFLEDIDCKQSMRGEDGAKFPTMNRRGAIKQAKIHYIKNHEFIATFFGQPTFCSVCRDFVWGLNKQGYKCRQCNAAIHKKCIDKIIGRCTGTAANSRDTIFQKERFNIDMPHRFKVYNYMSPTFCDHCGSLLWGLVKQGLKCEDCGMNVHHKCQTKVANLCGINQKLLAEALNQVTQRPARRSDSETAETVGIYQNFEKKPGVSGDDVPCEGTGTYGKIWESSTKCSIDNFTFIKILGKGSFGKVLLAELKGKKEFFAIKALKKDVVLIDDDVECTMVEKRVLALSGENPFLTHLFCTFQTKDHLFFVMEFLNGGDLMYHIQDKGRFELYRATFYAAEIVCGLQFLHQKGIIYRDLKLDNVMLDRDGHIKIADFGMCKENMFGDKQASTFCGTPDYIAPEILQGLKYSFSVDWWSFGVLLYEMLIGQSPFHGDDEDELFESIRVDSPYYPRWITRESKDILEKPSGANQVPCCVAAA
- the PRKCD gene encoding protein kinase C delta type isoform X1, which translates into the protein MAPFLRISFNSYELGSLQAADEASQPFCAVRMKEALSTERGKTLVQKKPTMYPEWKSSFDAHIYEGRVIQIVLMRAAEEPVSEVTVGVSVLAERCKKNNGKAEFWLDLQPQAKVLMSVQYFLEDIDCKQSMRGEDGAKFPTMNRRGAIKQAKIHYIKNHEFIATFFGQPTFCSVCRDFVWGLNKQGYKCRQCNAAIHKKCIDKIIGRCTGTAANSRDTIFQKERFNIDMPHRFKVYNYMSPTFCDHCGSLLWGLVKQGLKCEDCGMNVHHKCQTKVANLCGINQKLLAEALNQVTQRPARRSDSETAETVGIYQNFEKKPGVSGDDVPCEGTGTYGKIWESSTKCSIDNFTFIKILGKGSFGKVLLAELKGKKEFFAIKALKKDVVLIDDDVECTMVEKRVLALSGENPFLTHLFCTFQTKDHLFFVMEFLNGGDLMYHIQDKGRFELYRATFYAAEIVCGLQFLHQKGIIYRDLKLDNVMLDRDGHIKIADFGMCKENMFGDKQASTFCGTPDYIAPEILQGLKYSFSVDWWSFGVLLYEMLIGQSPFHGDDEDELFESIRVDSPYYPRWITRESKDILEKLLERDTTKRLGVTGNIKIHPFFKTINWALLEKRAVEPPFKPKVRSAGDYNNFDQEFLNEKPRLSYSDKNLIDSMDQTAFAGFSFVNPKFERLLEN
- the PRKCD gene encoding protein kinase C delta type isoform X2; the protein is MAPFLRISFNSYELGSLQAADEASQPFCAVRMKEALSTERGKTLVQKKPTMYPEWKSSFDAHIYEGRVIQIVLMRAAEEPVSELDLQPQAKVLMSVQYFLEDIDCKQSMRGEDGAKFPTMNRRGAIKQAKIHYIKNHEFIATFFGQPTFCSVCRDFVWGLNKQGYKCRQCNAAIHKKCIDKIIGRCTGTAANSRDTIFQKERFNIDMPHRFKVYNYMSPTFCDHCGSLLWGLVKQGLKCEDCGMNVHHKCQTKVANLCGINQKLLAEALNQVTQRPARRSDSETAETVGIYQNFEKKPGVSGDDVPCEGTGTYGKIWESSTKCSIDNFTFIKILGKGSFGKVLLAELKGKKEFFAIKALKKDVVLIDDDVECTMVEKRVLALSGENPFLTHLFCTFQTKDHLFFVMEFLNGGDLMYHIQDKGRFELYRATFYAAEIVCGLQFLHQKGIIYRDLKLDNVMLDRDGHIKIADFGMCKENMFGDKQASTFCGTPDYIAPEILQGLKYSFSVDWWSFGVLLYEMLIGQSPFHGDDEDELFESIRVDSPYYPRWITRESKDILEKLLERDTTKRLGVTGNIKIHPFFKTINWALLEKRAVEPPFKPKVRSAGDYNNFDQEFLNEKPRLSYSDKNLIDSMDQTAFAGFSFVNPKFERLLEN